The following nucleotide sequence is from Terriglobia bacterium.
GCGCCGACGCTCGACGTCATGGATTACATTCGCCGCGTCCGAGGCTCTATAAAGTAAGTTCTTCTGACATTCGTGCCTGCAGGCTAAATCAGTCTTCGTCGATTTCGGCGAACAGTTGAGATACCGGGAAATTCAATGTGATGCTGCCGGGCAGCGTTAAGTCGATAGCGGACAACGCGATGATTTCGAGGCTGCCCCCTACGAAAGTCCATGCTCGTCTGTTTTCAGGATCCATGACGACGATATTCGGCACAGCGATTCTTTGGTAATCGAAACACCTGTCGACAATGTCGTCGAAGGTATCCTCAGGAGATTTGATCTCCACGATGACGGCGGGTGGATCGACGACAACTCGTCCTTTTGTGTAGGGAACTCCCAGGATGAGGAGATCCGGAACCCTGTAGCGCCGGGCTGCACTGTCGACCAGAAGCCTGGTCTCGGGGAATACTCGAATGCGGTGCGTTTTCCGAAATTGTCCAAAGTAGATACAAAGTATTGCTTGCAATGAGCCATGCTGTTGCGTACCCACATTCCGCCTCACGAGAACGCCGTCCACGTAATCCATGTCCGGTTTGTAGCTGGTGTTCAGGTATTCATCCACTGAAACCCAAATTACTGTGTTTTTCATAAGGCGATCACTCAAAGTATAGCGCGTCGCCGCTGACCGGCCCGTCCTTGGCGAACAGCAGGCACTCTTGCGGCCTTTCGGCGGAGCCCAATCTACAACAACTTGGAAAATCTAATCCGGCGAAACGCCGATAACTTTGTCCTGGATATCGCCGACTTCGCGAAAAGGAGAAAGAGTTCGCGGGAAATTCCGCTAACTCCGCGAATTCATTGGCGGAATTGCGCAATTGGCGGCTAACTTCTTCTCTGAATGATTTGGCTCCTGGCGATTCTCGGCGTGTTTGTGATTCAGGTGATCCACCTGTCGATCGTCCTGAAATGG
It contains:
- a CDS encoding Uma2 family endonuclease, whose protein sequence is MKNTVIWVSVDEYLNTSYKPDMDYVDGVLVRRNVGTQQHGSLQAILCIYFGQFRKTHRIRVFPETRLLVDSAARRYRVPDLLILGVPYTKGRVVVDPPAVIVEIKSPEDTFDDIVDRCFDYQRIAVPNIVVMDPENRRAWTFVGGSLEIIALSAIDLTLPGSITLNFPVSQLFAEIDED